In a genomic window of Pleurocapsa sp. PCC 7319:
- a CDS encoding PDZ domain-containing protein has protein sequence MLTLTPEVAQQFNDDPNSLMLVPEIKGVLVVRVVADSPAADGGIRRGDVITAVAGNKIETAEQLQKAVEQSQIGKPLSISVQRGEQTQKLSVRPQELQKAGK, from the coding sequence ATGTTGACCTTGACTCCCGAAGTGGCACAACAATTTAATGACGATCCTAATTCATTAATGCTGGTTCCTGAAATAAAAGGAGTCTTGGTAGTACGTGTAGTTGCTGATAGTCCTGCAGCAGATGGTGGCATACGTCGTGGTGATGTAATTACGGCAGTGGCAGGTAATAAAATTGAAACTGCCGAACAGTTACAAAAGGCAGTAGAACAAAGTCAAATTGGTAAACCTCTAAGTATTTCTGTTCAACGGGGAGAACAAACTCAGAAGCTATCCGTACGCCCCCAAGAGTTACAAAAAGCTGGAAAGTGA
- a CDS encoding PRC-barrel domain-containing protein: MMNVIRRSQIIGLMTMDGSTATEYDRVEEVWLDENGRVVYLTGREGYTPLEQVSVIGPDAVLTYSSELFEPADNLRRLNRMQVSSTMSDPLGWVEDFLFDWETGDIAAYVLSGDIAEPYGGRAVLFPDDIETIDAEVIVIKEGAKNRLQTESEGLKDFMSEKSQQVKHLVKKMGDRLRSLVSPQDEPEVVRVKIREVSDELAASGKHNRHSLAEATEFLQHKWQDLQHSIDRTSKRMKSALDSAWKYSNVDLDSRSGTTI; this comes from the coding sequence ATTATGAATGTAATTCGTCGTAGTCAGATCATTGGGTTAATGACCATGGATGGTTCTACCGCTACTGAATATGATCGCGTCGAAGAAGTATGGTTAGATGAAAACGGACGGGTTGTTTATCTAACAGGTAGGGAAGGCTATACCCCCTTGGAACAGGTATCGGTAATTGGTCCTGATGCAGTTTTAACCTACAGCAGTGAGCTCTTTGAGCCTGCTGATAATCTGCGTCGTCTCAACCGTATGCAGGTAAGTTCGACAATGTCAGATCCACTCGGTTGGGTAGAGGACTTTCTCTTTGATTGGGAAACAGGAGATATTGCTGCCTATGTATTGAGCGGTGATATTGCCGAACCTTATGGTGGCAGAGCGGTATTATTTCCCGATGATATCGAAACCATTGACGCGGAAGTAATAGTAATTAAAGAAGGAGCGAAAAACCGTCTCCAAACTGAATCGGAAGGACTCAAAGACTTTATGAGCGAAAAATCGCAACAGGTCAAACATTTAGTTAAGAAAATGGGCGATCGCCTTCGCTCTTTAGTCTCTCCTCAAGATGAACCAGAAGTAGTGCGAGTCAAGATTAGAGAAGTAAGCGACGAACTAGCAGCTTCTGGCAAACACAATCGTCATAGCTTAGCTGAAGCCACTGAATTTCTCCAACATAAATGGCAAGATCTACAGCATAGTATCGACCGCACCAGTAAGCGAATGAAGTCGGCTTTGGATTCTGCCTGGAAGTATTCAAATGTTGACCTTGACTCCCGAAGTGGCACAACAATTTAA
- a CDS encoding chaperone modulator CbpM: MKPMSLSQIVVSRKGNRLITFEQAAYLTHTSVITLERFADLGLIERVESMMQLSDLTRVMQIMRLRRDLGLNLVGAAIALDMAAEISQLKAQIKAVRQQQF; the protein is encoded by the coding sequence ATGAAGCCGATGAGTTTATCGCAGATCGTAGTCTCTAGAAAAGGCAATCGCTTAATTACTTTTGAACAAGCTGCCTATCTCACCCACACTTCGGTAATAACTTTAGAACGCTTTGCTGATCTGGGTTTAATTGAACGAGTAGAATCGATGATGCAACTGTCTGATTTAACTCGTGTAATGCAGATTATGCGTTTGCGACGAGATTTAGGATTGAATCTTGTCGGTGCGGCGATCGCTCTAGATATGGCAGCAGAAATTTCCCAATTAAAAGCCCAGATAAAAGCTGTGCGACAACAACAGTTTTAG
- a CDS encoding DnaJ C-terminal domain-containing protein: MAATDFKDYYQILGVSKTATPEEIKKAYRKLARKYHPDLNPGDKKAEQRFKEINEAQEVLSDPEKRAKYDQFGQYWQQGATGTPPGAGMGVDFGQYGSFDDFINELLGRFGGRTGRDSTGGRRVYTYSTGSPEGFPGGFSGFEDAFGGGGFSNIPTTDTEAAITLTFSEAFHGTQKRLQLDGETINVRIPPGAKPGSRIRIKGKGQISPFNQQRGDLYLNISLQPHPIFKFEGKNIICEVPIAPEEAVLGTEIKVPTPDGSVSMKIPPGVNSGQSLRLRNKGWKAPNGKRSDQIVKLKIVTPKQLSSQEREYYEKLGQASSFNPRRKLEEVRL; the protein is encoded by the coding sequence GTGGCAGCAACTGACTTTAAAGATTATTATCAAATTCTCGGAGTGAGCAAAACTGCAACTCCAGAAGAAATTAAGAAAGCTTACCGTAAATTAGCCAGAAAATATCATCCCGATCTTAATCCAGGAGACAAGAAAGCCGAACAACGTTTTAAAGAAATCAACGAAGCTCAAGAAGTACTATCTGACCCTGAAAAACGTGCTAAATACGATCAATTTGGTCAATATTGGCAACAAGGAGCAACAGGAACACCTCCTGGAGCTGGTATGGGTGTTGATTTTGGACAGTACGGTAGTTTTGATGATTTTATTAACGAACTTTTAGGACGCTTTGGTGGTAGGACTGGCAGAGACTCTACAGGAGGAAGAAGAGTTTATACTTATAGTACTGGTAGTCCTGAAGGTTTCCCTGGAGGATTCAGCGGCTTTGAAGATGCTTTTGGCGGTGGCGGATTTTCCAATATACCTACTACGGATACCGAAGCAGCAATTACTCTGACTTTTTCGGAAGCTTTTCACGGAACGCAAAAACGCTTACAGCTAGATGGTGAAACTATTAACGTCAGAATTCCTCCTGGGGCTAAACCAGGTAGTCGCATTCGCATCAAAGGTAAAGGGCAAATTAGTCCATTTAACCAGCAACGTGGAGATTTATATCTAAACATTAGTTTGCAACCCCATCCTATCTTTAAGTTTGAGGGCAAAAATATTATCTGCGAAGTTCCCATAGCTCCGGAAGAAGCAGTTTTGGGAACAGAGATAAAAGTTCCGACTCCTGATGGTAGTGTATCGATGAAAATTCCCCCAGGGGTAAATTCGGGACAATCCTTACGACTGAGAAATAAGGGTTGGAAGGCTCCCAATGGCAAACGTAGCGATCAAATTGTGAAGCTAAAAATTGTTACTCCTAAACAATTGTCTTCTCAAGAGCGAGAATACTACGAAAAACTTGGTCAAGCCAGTAGTTTTAATCCTCGTCGTAAACTAGAGGAGGTGCGGTTATGA